The sequence attcattccctcaatcacgcatattCGTTCATACACGATTCAATGTCCCCCTCTGTAACACAGTGTAATGTTGCGTAACTAACTCTGGACCCCTTGCCCTGATTGACAGCCCCTCGTACCCCTTTTGCTCAGTGTGGGGGTCTGTCGGGTGAAGCCGTTCTCTTTTCTAACCATTAATTGGCTGCGTGACCTCGTCAGTCACTCTGCTATTTGTGCCGCTGTTAATCCCTGGGATGTCTCACGCGTTCATACTCGGTCCCCCTCGCCATCTGCCCCGCACGCTGGGTATGTGACCCGGCTCCTTCTCGCAGGAATCCGCTACAATCCTGAAGCTGTTAACAGGGCCGGGGGTTGGAGAGGCGTTAATGGAGAACGCCAACGCGTGTATTAATAGCCACCGCAGCGGCCGTGGTGTTGTATTTCACTGTTCCTATTGGAAACAGCAAATGAACGAAGGAAACGCGACCCCGAGGGGCTTCTGACGTTCCAGTTAAAGGGGGGCAGCTTGGTCTTTGGGGCACCGTCTGCCTCCATCGTGCTTCACGTTACAGCAAAtcttcattttttaatacaaatcgATAAATGGTGTGCTGGGTCGCTCCGTACTTTCGCTCTGTCTGGCGGGGGCTTCCGATTTGCTGCTCAGATCTTGTTTAGCGGGGAGGAATTCCCGGCCTCTCCCAGCCGGTCCCCGATCCATTGTATTAACTGCAATAGAATTTCCATTATCAGCGGCGCCCATCAGCAACCGGAGACGCGATAAACTACTGCTGGCAACAGCTCCACACATAGACGGTCTGAATTTAAAACTAAACGGTCAGAAACTTAGCTTTATTGACAGGGTAGTAGATTAGTGgagcagcttcccagcagaagaggtagaggctaataaagtgCCGCGATAGGTACAGTATTTTGAGCCGTGCTTTCTCAGACCACGGTGTGTAGTTTGTGTTTAATTGTTGGTTAAATGGATCGGAAAGCAGGAGCActtctcttcttcctccccgGTCTTGTATTTGCCCTTTGGGGCAGTTTTCACAAACCCTCCATTAAGCAGAAAAGTCTCCAAACGCAGAGTCTCCGGCGGGCGCTTGCATTTTTGACCATTAATGGAACTGTCTGTTTCATGCAGAATCAGAGGAAAGCAGCCAAATCCTTTTGTTTTGAGCGTTTAACCCGTTGAGTGCCGCAGTGAAACCTCTCCGGATAGCGTTAAAGTAACTCCTTCTCGTAACCTCATACAACTTGGGTCTTATCCTCTAAATGCTGCTTTCTGTCCTGCGTCTTGTTTTAGGGGGATGTAAAGGGTAATGCTTTGAGTTGTTTTGGCCCCCTCTGTGGGTCCGGTGCCGTTAACCCCTCGAGTTGAGTCCCGCCCCCCTCCGGTGCTGGCAGGGGGTGGGCTCCGCGCGTTATAAAAGGGCATGGAATGCTCTCCCGTCCCAGAGTAAGGAGACGTTTCTTCTCTTTGGCAGATAAGCTGATAGACGCCGAGCTGACCGGGACGCGGCATGAAACGCGACGTCTGAAAGGTACGGGAGCTGCGGGGGCGCCTGGGACCGGGGGGCTTAACACGTGGGGGGGCTTAacacgtggggggggggcttaacgTGTGTGGGTGGGGGGGGCACCGTAAATGCAGAACGCCAGcaagtttcttttttctcttaattGTATCGTCTTATCTGTGCTCTGCCCATGGGGGCCGGTAACTTTGTATCCGGAACGCTTATCCCGAGGTCAGAGGGGTCCTCAAACAGCGAGGAGACCCAGAGGGTCTCCGtgattatttctattattattattattataattagtataattattcattttacatCCCAGAAAACTGTTTTTCTTTGAGGATAAAACCTCCTGTCGGTTTTGTAAATTCTGCCAATGTTTCTGACCCCCCCCGGCCGTCTTCATGTATCTCGGGGGTCTTGAGTggtatctttttttataatctCATCAGTAAATAGAAATATTGTGTAAAGCGTAGCTTTTCTGGGGCGACGTTCTAAATTTGGATTGCCCCACACTTTGCAGGGGTAGTAAAGAAATGACCGGCCACAGTTTATGGAACCAGATGCGGGGGGGCTTTATTCCGCTGTTACTGCAGGGAGCGTCAGTGCCGCCCCGCGCTCTCTCTCTAAACCCCGCTCTCTCGCTGCGCcctgcgctctctctctctaaacCCCTCTCTCTCGCTGCGCCCCGCGCTCTCGTTATCCAAGATTTCTAACCTtggagaagaagagaaaatccGGTTTGCTGTGTTTTTGCCGGCATGCAGACGGTTAATAATCCCTGTGACGCTGTCTGTACCTCCTCTGTAACAACTACCCGCTCTGGAGTGATTGTCCTGTTTTGCCCAAACACGGTACTGAGCCGAGCATTGTGACTGCCGCTGATAACGGGGGTCCGAGATAAGCCCCCCCCATGCCAGCTGATAACACGCACACTCGGCGGGTCATTGAGGGCAGCAGCGAGGCTGTTAAGGTTGGGGAAATTCCTCCTTTTTTCCAGTAAAAGTTCATTTATTTGGGCAAATTCATTAATTTCATTGTAAAAGCTGATTTTCCATAATTCTGGCTAAATGTAGATCAATTATTTCATACAAAATGAGGACCGGCGAGTGCCGAGGGGCAGCCGATTCTCTCCGCGCGTCAGACACTTAGAGTCAAGGAATGGGCAGCAAACCTCGCTCTGGGACCCCCAGCCGAGAAACTGCTCCTATAACCCAGGTGTAATTACCCCGACGGGTTCTCCTAAAGCTTAGAAAGAATCCAGCCAGGGCACAAGTGATGTAGATTGTTCTGGTGATCGATCACCTGGTTGGGAGTCACCATAGAATATCCCCAAGCCTCAGGCCACGTCCCACCTGCCCCTTCGCCCCCCTCAGTTCACGGACAGACGGACGGACCCCGTGTTTGTCGGATGCAGATCTGTGTGTTCTGGAAGCTTCCGTTGTGCGTGCGCCGCGCGGAGCCCTGCCTCGGGGCAGCTGTTGCCGGCATTAAACGCGCCGCGCTCAGTACCAGCCCTTATTTGGCAAAGAATGTTGAGAACCCCCAAACTATGACGTAATCGGCCGGGTATTGCCTTTCCGCCCCGGCGTGATTGTATTTATCCCCCGGGACCCGGCGTTGGTAAAAATAACTCTTTAAGAGCCCCGAACAAGTGGTGAAACCCGAGCCGCCGACAGGCAGCCGCCGCCATTCATCCCCAATCTGCTTTGTTATCCCTCGATCCTAGCACAGCGCTACAGCATACGACGGCGCTATATAGAACGCTATATAATAATCTGCTCATCATGTCGCGGTAATAAAGAGGGGGAAGGAGGCTGCTGGTTAcgatcttcttcttctttgtctttgTAGATAGTTTGGCAGAAGCGAAAGACTCGGATCTCTCCGACACCTTGAGCCCCAGCAAAGAGAGGAGCAGCGACGAAGCTACAGGTATCATCAGTTCTACAGGACTCTCcgaacttggggtactttgacatagtggcggcccactgagagggtggtagataagtggagcagcctcccagcagaggtggtagagggtaatacagtgagggtattgaacatgcatgggatagacatacggctcctgaatcttagacgagaccaacgactgatttaaggtttgagtcttcacagcaggagaaacgggcgatctgccggcaggtgcTAGGATTAGGATTTCTGCGTTTAGGTTGTTCTTGTGCTTTTAATGTTGATTAATGTGGTTTAGGAAATTCACTAACGTTTCTTTTCTTATCACAGACGGCCAAATGGACGAGCAGGACCTTAACGAGCAGATCCCCAGAGTCACGAAATTAAAAGGTGATCTCATCTTTGTCCAATttctgtcctcctgcttctcaTCTGCCACTCCGTTTATTATCAGACGACGTGTTTAGCGTAATAATATCCGGCGGCCCCCCAGTAATAATATCCGGCGGCCCCCCAGTAATAATATCCGGCGGCCCCCCAGTAATATCCGGCGCGTCTATAAAGCCCCCTCTTGCTTTGTGCCCCGTAGATGAGTTGCTTCACACCCAGTCCGGGCCGAACGAGCCGAAGCAGGAGATCCAGCAGCTGCGCAGGGAGTTGGCCGAAGCCCAGGAGCTGGCCAAGAGCAGCCGGCAGAAGTGTCTGGAGCTGCAAGGTAACCTCCGAGAAAAGGAATCAAATGTGGGTGGCAAACTTTTAAAGGCACGGATCCCTGTCCAGAACTCGGCCCAGTGCCTGTAAGGGGCCGCAGGGCACGGTGCCTGTAAGGGGCCCCCTAGGCGAGCGTATCGCTGCGTGTGTGGATATGGCGGCCGGCGGGTAATCTGCTCTGTGTGTTTTTGCAGCTCTTCTCGAAGACGAGAGAAAGTCGAGCAGATTGCAGGCAGAGGAATCGAGCAAGCAAATCCAGCAACTCCAAGGTATCTCTTCATTCCTTCGCCCTCTCTCCTCtcgccccctctctcttctcgtTCGCTCGCCCCCTCTCACTCTCCTCTCGTTCGCTCGCCCCCTCTCACTCTCCTCTCGTTCGCTCGCCCCCTCTCACTCTCCTCTCGTTCGCTCGCCCCCTCTCACTCTCCTCTCGTTCGCTCGCCCCCTCTCACTCTCCTCTCGTTCCCCTGTTGAGTTTTATTAAGAGTATAAGAATCTTTATAGAGTTGTGGAGAGAAGGCAGTCCCTCTCTTCTCGTTCACCGATGAATCCGATAGAAATGGCTGCTGCAGAGCTCTCGTTTCATTGCTGcgttttctgtcttttttttttttttagctcagcTGCACAGATTACAAGACGAAATCGAGATCTTACGAGAAGAGAAGGAGAGCGAGATTTCCAACGCGCGGGAGGAGCTCATGAACGCGCAGGAGGAGATCGCCATTCTCAAGCACGTTTCTGAACAGGTGGCCACCGAGCGGGACGGGGACATCGCCGAGCTCCAGGGAGAGCTGCAGGAGGTGCGATTCGAGCTCGAACACTGGAGAAAAACCGCCTCGCGCTACGAGAAGGAGATCGTCGACCTGCAGGCCAACTTCCAGGCTCAGCGTGAGGAGCATGAAGAGCGGCAGAGGCACGAATCTGCTCAGTGGCGAGGTGCGTAGGACCTCCTGTAACCGTGTCATGTCAGAACGATTCTGGAACACAGCGTGCGATAGGTCGCTATGACAACTGCACCCTGTTCATAATCCCAGTAATTAAAGCATGACCCGCTTCATCGTGGGGTCCCCGTCTCCTACTGCTCCTGCCGGCCCAAAGTGATATGGAGACCGGGCTCCGGGTGCGAGGCAGACATTGAAATATCCGTCTCTTTCTGCAGCCGAACTGGAGACTCTCAGACAGAACGTCCGTTCCCTGGAAGCCGAATGCCTCTCTCTGCAAAAGGAGAACGGTCAGCTGAGTGAGGAGTGTCAGAGGATAGAGCTGGAGCTTCACAGGTGAGCGCCCCCCCCATCTCGCTACCCTGTAGACGCTGGTGGGCAGTAATCTAAGGATATTGGGGTTGGGGCCGCCAGAAGTCAAACTGTCATAAACAAAGGGTTAAGTGACCATGGGTTCGCATTAATACCGAGCGGCTGCCGGCGACTGTGGGTTCGGATTaatgccgagcggttgccggtGACCGTGGGTTCGGATTaatgccgagcggttgccggtGACCGTGGGTTCGGATTAATGCCGAGCGTTTGCCGGTGACCGCGGGTTCGGATTtatgccgagcggttgccggtGACCGCGGGTTCGGATGTCCTAATGCGCTCTGCGTGTTTCGTTTCAGCTCTCGGAAACAATCCCTGGACCTGACCGGCGACATCAGCGTCTTGCAGACCACCCGCAAAGAGCTGGAAAGCCAGGTGGGCTCCTTGAAAGAGCAGAACCAGCGGGAGGCGGCGAGCCTGAAGTCTCAGCTTAAAGAGGCGGAGAAGCGGGTCCTCGGCGTGCAGCGGGAGGTGAGTCCGCGGCGGCGGTTTCTTTATCGTGCGCGTCCGTCGCTCTCGGCCGAGGTGCATCGAGTCTTCTGTTTGTCACTTTTTGTGTTTCCAGTTTGACGACACGCAGGCCAAGCTGTCGGAGCTCAAGGTGACGTTTGAAAAGGCTGAGCAAGAAAAGCAGACGCTGGCGGAGGAGCTGAAGCTGAGCAAAGAAAGCCTGAAGATGCTGCAGGACAAAGGAAAGAACGTAAGTGTCTGCGCCTCGCTCCCGGCGGTTTGTGTGTGCGTGCCTCGCTCCCGGCGGTTTGTGTGCGCGCGCCTCGCTCCCGGCGGTTTGTGTGCGCGCGCCTCGCTCCCGGCGGCTTGTGTGCGCGCCTCGCTCCCGCCGGCTTGTCTCCAGTGTCAGCTGGACGTTGTCCACTGGTGAAGACCTCAAAGATACCTTTAAGGACCCTCTCCAGACGGGGCAGATATCTTTGTCCCGCCGGCTTCAGACAGACTTTACTGCGCGCGGCGTCCACTTGTTGTATGTTTGGATGCTGAAGGTCTGCGGCTACCATGGGCTTGCACTGTGTTTTTGTatcattattttatgtgaagCGGTGTGTAAATGCATGCGCAACCAAAGATTGTGTAGTTTGGGAGACTGATTAGACACCCCCGGAGATTCACATTATAACCGGGCACCGGGTAAGGCTTCCTTACATCAGACCGAGTTATGAATATGGTGTCCGCGATGTGGGGTATAACCCGGAGCGGCGAGCGGCCCCCTCTCCCTGCGACGTGCTGTATGAACGAGCGGCACATCGTCTGCTGCCCCCTCGTGGGGCTTCGGCTCACACGGACACATCACGGGTTTACACGTTCACCGCACACGTGTTCCACGCTCTGCCGCTTTCCCGTGTGACGGGTTCAGATCTCTTACCTTAGAAAGGTGCCGTTTCCAGGTCGTGTATCAGGGGGTTCACTGTCAGCTCTTCACAGCCTCCAATGGGAACTCTCAGCCCGATATACAGCGATATTATAATACAGGGGGCAGCGCGTCCCCCGGGCACCGGCTTGGGGGTCGCTTCGGCTTTACTGCGCGTTCACTGGAGCTTTCCTTGGGTTCTCCAATCCTCTgttctctctttttatttaaacgcCTGCTTCCCGCACCTCGTTCCGTTACTAAGAGAAAAACTCCGTTTAATCCACTTTTCAGAATTGGGGAGAACATCTGAAGCGGGGCTCTCGGTGTTAGATTTGGGGGCTTCCCGCGGGGCTCTCGGTGTTAGATTTGGGGGCTTCCCACGGGGCTCTTGGTGTTAGATTTGGGGGCTTCCCGCGGGGCTCTCGGTGTTAGATTTGGGGGCTTCCCGCGGGGCTCTCAGTGTTGGATGACCTTCTTTTCTtccgattttttttaaattatttgtgcCTTTTTTAACCCGTTTTCTCTAGAGCTGCACCGAATCACACAAATTAAAATTCCGCTtcccgtttccaatcatttgatttaatttttgatttctttttgtAAGCAGATGAATGATTTCTGATATCCCTTCCCTTCTTTAGCCTTCCGTATCACTACCCGTCCCAGCCGTTCTCTTCGGCGTAGTCCTGGTTCTCCTGTATTGGTGTTTCGGCCTATTGTGGTAGAGAAAGGTACCGGAGCTGCTCCTGTGTGGTCTGTCTGTCCTCTCGTCCCCTCCACGTCCCCCCCACGTCCCCTCCACGTCCCCCTAAGTGCATGATCAGACCCCACACGAGTAACAGTCTAATTACTAACATCCAACGTCTGTTCGTCTCCTGCCGTCTCTGCCAGATAAATGTGCTCCATCGTCTGAGTGTCTCATCGGTGGCTGGCGCCGGGTGGAACTGAAGCTTTAATAGACCCAGCGGCTCTAGTTTAGTTTGTGACCCGATGTGGAACCCGTGAGCGCGCTTGGCTCTGAACGCTCCCGGATCCTGAGATTTCGGGTTAGAGATCGCTCGGAATCTCCTGTGATCTGAAAAGCAACGTTTTTGGGtgcgttgtacagcgctggggaataTGGTGGCGCCATATCAGATAATAAATGAAGAGCTGCTCGGTCTCTCTAAGCTTCGGTTCTTCTCCCCTCTTGAAGCCGGAACCTCTGTCTTCAGTCTGTTGATTACATGTCTTCATCTTGATTTGCAAATGCCtggctgtctgtctgtctttcaatatattttgaattttttttaaaaaacaccctTTTTTGTGCATATCTTACAGAAATATCGTAAATCGAGACCTAAATGGGGCGGAGGGGGGTGATTTGGTCCGACCAGCTTTACCCTGAATACCTTTAGCCAGCATTTGCTTTTCTTTGCAGTCCCGCAGTTGGCCACGGGGGGCGCTTATGTGTAACTCAGACTTATTACAGACCAGATTCTTCCTGTGCTCCCTCCTTTtgaatttattcatttttctttttttgtgttgccCCTTTTGGgcagaaatatatttaagcgtttcacctttttttatttgtcaggGTGCTGTACAGACCTgaggttttatatttatattccgtctatttaatcttttttttttttttttttaagaccccCTTTGTTTGAAGTCATTTTAAACGCAATAGCGGGAATGTAGCCACCTTTTGTAGCTGCTAACGATAACAAAATATCTGCTGTCCTCAATGTGTCCTCTCTTTCTGCAGAGATCGTGGCCGTGGATGACCGTGGTGGCCGCTTTAGTGGCCGTGACTTCCGTCATGCTGTACCCCGGCCTTAGCAGGGGCGCACCGTGAACCCCAATCTAGAAGCCGCGTGCCGTCCTCCATTGACGCCGGCGGCGCTCGCACCCTGGAGAAGACGAAAGCAGATCCTTAATCTTCCTTTTTACCTCTTCAAACCCACGAAGCTCTGAGCGGCCCCCGCCGCAGGGCCGCGTGCTTTAAACTGTAATATATGTCTGTGTCCCACGGGGAATAAATACGAGACTTTATTCTGCTGTCAGGAAACGTCGCTTGCAATTTTTCATGTCATTTTTAAATCTGGTTTTGGTTGGGAttggaaataattttttttttctggtgaccTCAGACGAGCTCCTCGGTACCAAATGATTTCTGGCCGTTTGGGTTGGTGGATGTTTTACGCTCAGATCTCaaaatttaagtaaaaaaaaagccgaTTTTGGATACATTTGCCAAACGAAGCCCTTGCCCGCGGTGATTGGCGTGGAGTTCGCTGTTTATCGCGCGACGCCGGCGGTTTTAAGGAGACCTCctctatttttccatttttatcgtCCACAGTTTGACTTCGAGGTCCGTCTTGTACTTTGCCACGGCGTATGTTCCCAGCACCAAACGTTTCGTGCGTCTCTGTACAACACTACAGCTTTGTATCCCGCGAGCTCGCGCTCTTCGTTTCTTTCAGTCGGAATGTAATATATTGTATCGCATTTATAAAGtgatttcttattttcttgGGTTGAAGGGGGTGGAAGGTTCCAGGTTCTGGTTCCGGGTTCCGGGTTCTGGGTTCTGGTTCCGGGTTCCGGATCCGATCGAAGTCTCCGGACGTTCATTCTGTATATTAAATCCTCGGAGGAGAACCGGTGATTATTTCTTTAAGCTTTGATTGGAACATAAAGATTCACAAACTAAGAATTTAAGGCAGAGCCGAGCGACTCCGCAGAAAATCCTTTTATAGACTTctataaatctatttatttatgaaaaaggTTCATTTAGCGGGAAAGTACAATAAAGATAGCGTTTAGCGCCGATCCACGCGGTCCACGTCCCAGCTTTATTTACAACGCAGTCACGGCTTACTTCTTACTTCTTACTTTCCAGGTGGAGACGCGCAGAAAGGAAATCATTTTGGGGGGCTTTTCATTGCCGCAGAGCTCGAGGTCCGGCTGGGGAGGAGGAGGTTAATTTCTTATAAGGGACAGACTCGTCTGAAATGGGGCTCTTCTGCCTAAACGGTGTTCCCAATTTGTACGCAAAACATAACGCCAACAAACTTATTATAAAGCAGGCAAAGCCCCCCAATTAGCTACCGAGGGGGGGCGGGGAGGATAAATTGGGGTTTTCTTACATTATAAAGGATAGAATCATAAAGCTGTTTCTGGGGGATGTAAAAGGGGCTTTGTTGCCTAAACAGTGTTCACGGTCGATCCCATCGTCACTTAAAAAACGAATGAAAACTTTTTGTCCCCATCCCGAGGTTCCGTTTAACCCACGAGGTTCTGTAGTAGAAGAACTGGTGATGATtttagaaattacattttttattacagagaATAAATTTGGATTGGggccaaaatgtattaaaggaaGATTTTCTGGCCCCCAAGTTAATCCCTCGTTATAGTTgtcataaattaataaataacggtaaaataagtaataaCGGTTATTGCTGCGGAGCCCCGTCCTGGAATCCTTCGCTGCCGGCGGGCGATTGCATCCCTGGCTCGATTTCAGAGGGAGGTCGTGGCATCTACTGTACTCATGtctcatcactctcagccagatTAACCCTTACACTGTCCGCTGTGTATTGTTGGGTGGAGGCAGCAGAGCCGATGCAggtaggggaggaaaaagtaaaattacCCACAAATCAACACCAAACTTCACCAAAACTTCATGACCTTGTCAAGTTCCCGCATGCGAACTGCAGCATCGATAATTTACCTACGGTGCGGGGTTGTGATGTCATTGAACGGTGGGGGGAGGTTTCGTCACAAAGCAtagaattttttcttttttttctcttctttctttctttacattttcactGAAAAAAGCAGCAAACTGTACCCCATGGGGTATAAACGgttaatttatgtttaaattgCACATCCCCACGACAGCCGTGTTATGTATCCGGTAGCTGCCGGCGCATGAGTAACGAGTATCAATCACGTTATTATTTGGCACGATGAACGAGAAAAAGGCAGAGCGCTCGCCTTGGGACTTTTTTACCGGCGAATATTGATCTGTGGCCTGCTGGGGCTGGAAGAGTTAAATTGGATTCTTAAACACTTGCAGTGAGCGGCGTTACCTCTAGGGGGGGCCGTGCGGAACCCAAACTCTTATTCTTAATGTGTTTTGCACCCTTTAGGGGCATTATTAAGGAATCGTGTTTTCCCCCCTTATTGGAGAAAgggcgccggccggcagcaaaGCATACGGATCGCTTTCATTTTAGGTGATGCTTAACCTGTCATAAAAATACGTATTACATCatcacatcatcatcatcatcatcattacagCCCGCACTGGGAGTAGGAAGCAGTCTTGTTGAGTATTTTATGGTGGGCCGTGATCTTTAATGTTTGGAAGCTGTTAGTCCTCCCCGTGGCACTTGGCAAGTGACCGGCCTTCTCTTGTCGCCCCCACCTCCATCACGATCTGCCCCCCCGCTCGCCGCACGCCATTGGTACTCCGTACCTCCTGTATATACCGATTACTGCACATATTGTTCCGGAAACGTTCAgagttacattttttaagtaaatgtTTGAAATctattttgtaaagaaaaagttCCATCGACTCGGTGGAGCGGATTATTTGCACAGATGTGACGTGCATGATGTAATAAAGAACTTTACTCTCCAGACTCTTCAGCCGCGTTTTATTTCCTCTCCACTAATCGTGAGAATTTTACACCAAACCTTCACGTTTTCACAGAGAACTGCACCGAAAACGAAAACACGGGGTATTTATCTCTGCTTTTGGATATTTGAACTCAATAAAATACCCCTTcatacccctctttcctcccataATGCCCCCCTTTCCCCCgatacccctctttcctccctgacAGCCCTCTTTTCTCCCCAATGCCCCCTtacctcccctgatgcccctcttttctagggggtgagaatgtttgctgggtatgaggggatcgcagggttctactgccctaaaagccccgataatgtgtatagaaacagcagggaacggctttataatttaaacggggtaaataaaacctattattcttcttctaaatgtcccaccagttacacaaataccccgcaatagggcacaaagtcaTATAAAGAAAGATTTTAGTAAAGATCCACCCCCCGCCACACCCCTAATCACACTTCCTAAATGCCAATGCTTTGCTGCCCATATAAGGTGTTAGGAGGTGTGGTGTCTTTGATAGTCTTGGGCTCCTCCAATTATTGGCCCCTCCCACCAGGAGCCTCAGTATTTGGGGTTGGATCATGATAACTAAGGTGTGGAAATGGTTACTTTGTGTCGTGTTTTTAGGACACACCGCCTCGCAGCAGGGCTCAGAATTTCAAGGGTTAAACGCAGAGGCCGCAGAGCGCATTATGTCATAactcatgatgtcatcatgtatCTGAAGCtgaaaaacatgtttgtttcCCCCGGTATTGTCAGTAGGAAAGCGCTTGCCAGGCAGCAGTAATCCGCCATCGCGACCCGCCGGTACGTTTGCTCAGACTTGTCGCCCGGCGCCTCCTGCCAATTATTTCCAGTTGAAGCCGGATTTACGGATCCCGACGTAACTGGGAAAAGCTTCCTCCGATTCGCTCCTAATCC is a genomic window of Spea bombifrons isolate aSpeBom1 chromosome 6, aSpeBom1.2.pri, whole genome shotgun sequence containing:
- the SLMAP gene encoding sarcolemmal membrane-associated protein isoform X1, which translates into the protein MPSALAIFTCRPNSHPFQERHVYLDEPVKIGRSVARCRPAQNNATFDCKVLSRNHALVWFDHKTGKFYLQDTKSSNGTFINSQRLSRGSEESPPCEILSGDIIQFGVDVTENTRKVTHGCIVSTVKLFLPDGLETRRRSDVIQTSLPSPVDKVAAHTPSMYSQELFQLSQYLQEALHREQMLEQKLATLQRLLANTQEASDTSWQALIDEDRLLSRLEVMGNQLQAYSKSQTDDGIRKELIALQEDKHKYETTAKESLRRVLQEKIEVVRKLSEVERSLSNTEDECTHLKEMNERTQEELRELANKYNGAVNEMKDLADKLKAAEGRQDEIQQKGLAEKKDLQHKIEEMEEKEQELQAKIEALQADNDFTNERLSALQVRLEHLQEKTLKERSSLGIQVDDFIPEINGSSEKDKLIDAELTGTRHETRRLKDSLAEAKDSDLSDTLSPSKERSSDEATDGQMDEQDLNEQIPRVTKLKDELLHTQSGPNEPKQEIQQLRRELAEAQELAKSSRQKCLELQALLEDERKSSRLQAEESSKQIQQLQAQLHRLQDEIEILREEKESEISNAREELMNAQEEIAILKHVSEQVATERDGDIAELQGELQEVRFELEHWRKTASRYEKEIVDLQANFQAQREEHEERQRHESAQWRAELETLRQNVRSLEAECLSLQKENGQLSEECQRIELELHSSRKQSLDLTGDISVLQTTRKELESQVGSLKEQNQREAASLKSQLKEAEKRVLGVQREFDDTQAKLSELKVTFEKAEQEKQTLAEELKLSKESLKMLQDKGKNRSWPWMTVVAALVAVTSVMLYPGLSRGAP
- the SLMAP gene encoding sarcolemmal membrane-associated protein isoform X4, producing MPSALAIFTCRPNSHPFQERHVYLDEPVKIGRSVARCRPAQNNATFDCKVLSRNHALVWFDHKTGKFYLQDTKSSNGTFINSQRLSRGSEESPPCEILSGDIIQFGVDVTENTRKVTHGCIVSTVKLFLPDGLETRRRSDVIQTSLPSPVDKVAAHTPSMYSQELFQLSQYLQEALHREQMLEQKLATLQRLLANTQEASDTSWQALIDEDRLLSRLEVMGNQLQAYSKSQTDDGIRKELIALQEDKHKYETTAKESLRRVLQEKIEVVRKLSEVERSLSNTEDECTHLKEMNERTQEELRELANKYNGAVNEMKDLADKLKAAEGRQDEIQQKGLAEKKDLQHKIEEMEEKEQELQAKIEALQADNDFTNERLSALQGIQVDDFIPEINGSSEKDKLIDAELTGTRHETRRLKDSLAEAKDSDLSDTLSPSKERSSDEATDGQMDEQDLNEQIPRVTKLKDELLHTQSGPNEPKQEIQQLRRELAEAQELAKSSRQKCLELQALLEDERKSSRLQAEESSKQIQQLQAQLHRLQDEIEILREEKESEISNAREELMNAQEEIAILKHVSEQVATERDGDIAELQGELQEVRFELEHWRKTASRYEKEIVDLQANFQAQREEHEERQRHESAQWRAELETLRQNVRSLEAECLSLQKENGQLSEECQRIELELHSSRKQSLDLTGDISVLQTTRKELESQVGSLKEQNQREAASLKSQLKEAEKRVLGVQREFDDTQAKLSELKVTFEKAEQEKQTLAEELKLSKESLKMLQDKGKNPSVSLPVPAVLFGVVLVLLYWCFGLLW
- the SLMAP gene encoding sarcolemmal membrane-associated protein isoform X3, translated to MPSALAIFTCRPNSHPFQERHVYLDEPVKIGRSVARCRPAQNNATFDCKVLSRNHALVWFDHKTGKFYLQDTKSSNGTFINSQRLSRGSEESPPCEILSGDIIQFGVDVTENTRKVTHGCIVSTVKLFLPDGLETRRRSDVIQTSLPSPVDKVAAHTPSMYSQELFQLSQYLQEALHREQMLEQKLATLQRLLANTQEASDTSWQALIDEDRLLSRLEVMGNQLQAYSKSQTDDGIRKELIALQEDKHKYETTAKESLRRVLQEKIEVVRKLSEVERSLSNTEDECTHLKEMNERTQEELRELANKYNGAVNEMKDLADKLKAAEGRQDEIQQKGLAEKKDLQHKIEEMEEKEQELQAKIEALQADNDFTNERLSALQGIQVDDFIPEINGSSEKDKLIDAELTGTRHETRRLKDSLAEAKDSDLSDTLSPSKERSSDEATDGQMDEQDLNEQIPRVTKLKDELLHTQSGPNEPKQEIQQLRRELAEAQELAKSSRQKCLELQALLEDERKSSRLQAEESSKQIQQLQAQLHRLQDEIEILREEKESEISNAREELMNAQEEIAILKHVSEQVATERDGDIAELQGELQEVRFELEHWRKTASRYEKEIVDLQANFQAQREEHEERQRHESAQWRAELETLRQNVRSLEAECLSLQKENGQLSEECQRIELELHSSRKQSLDLTGDISVLQTTRKELESQVGSLKEQNQREAASLKSQLKEAEKRVLGVQREFDDTQAKLSELKVTFEKAEQEKQTLAEELKLSKESLKMLQDKGKNRSWPWMTVVAALVAVTSVMLYPGLSRGAP